A stretch of the Streptomyces venezuelae genome encodes the following:
- a CDS encoding GNAT family N-acetyltransferase: protein MFSIDLADDAQLFPLEVWHAEEFLAHIDRGREFIGVHVPFPDRATDLESARTLLGTNAAKAAADGARLYGIRVDGILRGGVLFPAFDAEQGVCEVGCWLEPAAAGRGLITTACRVLIDWAFHTRGMHRVEWHVSSANAKSIAVAERLGFTREGVLRENFRHRGVRQSTEIWSVLAHEWPKA, encoded by the coding sequence ATGTTCTCCATAGACCTGGCCGACGACGCCCAGCTCTTCCCGCTCGAGGTCTGGCACGCCGAGGAGTTCCTGGCGCACATCGACCGCGGTCGTGAGTTCATCGGCGTCCACGTGCCCTTCCCGGACCGGGCCACCGACCTCGAATCGGCCCGCACCCTGCTCGGCACCAACGCCGCGAAGGCCGCCGCCGACGGCGCCCGCCTCTACGGCATCCGGGTCGACGGCATCCTGCGCGGCGGGGTCCTCTTCCCCGCCTTCGACGCCGAGCAGGGCGTGTGCGAGGTCGGCTGCTGGCTGGAGCCCGCCGCGGCCGGCCGCGGCCTGATCACCACCGCCTGCCGGGTCCTGATCGACTGGGCCTTCCACACTCGCGGCATGCACCGGGTGGAATGGCACGTCTCCTCCGCCAACGCCAAGAGCATCGCGGTCGCCGAGCGGCTGGGCTTCACCCGGGAAGGCGTGCTGCGCGAGAACTTCCGCCACCGCGGGGTCCGCCAGTCCACCGAGATCTGGTCGGTCCTCGCCCACGAGTGGCCCAAGGCCTGA
- a CDS encoding MMPL family transporter — translation MAAIARWCLRHRLVVVLLWLIALGGTALAAGTAGSAYSNDYEIPGTESGKAADLLRDGFHGQGGDTDTVVWRTPPDRTVRAPDVEQRMTAALDTIAGLPGVGSVAGPYGPGPEGASRISADGRTAYAVVSFDRPADAVPRAQAEAVVKAAKNAQTEADGLRVELGGRAIGLTEAPAAHFAEAIGVAVAALVLFLAFGSLAASLLPIATALVSVGTAYSGISLLGHAMPVADFAPMLGTLVGLGVGIDYALFIVTRHRKGLQRGLPVEEAARTAVATTGRAVVFAGATVCIALLGMLVLRLDFLNGVALAASLTVVLTVAASVTLLPALLSYIGMRALSRRERRRLAEHGPQPEGPSGFAVRWSAFVERHPKLLGLVATLVMAVLALPALSLHLGTSDQGNNPATATTRQAYDLLADGFGPGTNGPLALVARLDDAGDRVALDRLGAALRDTEGVASVGPAVVNSSGDTAVLTVVPDSAPQSRDTSELVDRLRQDVVPRAEAGTTMEVYVGGVTAGYDDFAEVIIGKLPLFVGVVIALGCVLLLLAFRSLGIPVKAALMNIAAVASSFGVVVAVFQWGWGSEPMGLGSAGPIEPFLPVIMVSVLFGLSMDYQVFLVSRMYEEWLETGDNRRAVRVGLAETSRVINSAAVIMISVFLAFVLSGDRLIAMFGIALAVAVALDAFVLRTLLVPALMHLLGGANWWLPGWLDRRLPKISIEPPEDPAHAKLPAQRPTGDPVEAASN, via the coding sequence TTGGCAGCAATCGCACGGTGGTGCCTGCGGCACCGCCTCGTCGTCGTCCTGCTCTGGCTGATCGCCCTCGGCGGCACCGCGCTGGCCGCCGGCACCGCCGGCAGCGCGTACTCCAACGACTACGAGATCCCCGGCACCGAATCCGGCAAGGCCGCCGACCTGCTCCGCGACGGCTTCCACGGCCAGGGCGGCGACACCGACACCGTGGTCTGGCGCACCCCGCCGGACCGGACCGTCCGCGCCCCCGACGTCGAGCAGCGGATGACCGCCGCCCTCGACACCATCGCCGGACTCCCGGGCGTCGGCTCGGTCGCCGGCCCCTACGGCCCCGGCCCCGAGGGCGCGAGCCGGATCAGCGCCGACGGGCGCACCGCCTACGCCGTGGTCAGCTTCGACCGGCCGGCCGACGCGGTCCCCAGGGCCCAGGCCGAGGCGGTCGTCAAGGCCGCCAAGAACGCGCAGACGGAGGCCGACGGCCTCCGGGTCGAGCTCGGCGGCCGGGCCATCGGACTCACCGAGGCGCCCGCCGCCCACTTCGCCGAGGCCATCGGCGTGGCCGTCGCCGCCCTGGTCCTCTTCCTCGCCTTCGGCTCGCTCGCCGCCAGCCTGCTCCCCATCGCGACCGCCCTGGTCAGCGTCGGCACCGCCTACTCCGGCATCAGCCTGCTCGGCCACGCCATGCCCGTCGCCGACTTCGCCCCCATGCTCGGCACCCTGGTCGGCCTCGGCGTCGGCATCGACTACGCCCTCTTCATCGTCACCCGGCACCGCAAGGGCCTCCAGCGCGGCCTCCCGGTCGAGGAGGCCGCCCGGACCGCGGTGGCCACCACCGGCCGGGCCGTGGTCTTCGCCGGGGCCACCGTCTGCATCGCCCTGCTCGGCATGCTGGTGCTCCGGCTGGACTTCCTCAACGGCGTCGCGCTGGCCGCCTCGCTCACGGTGGTCCTCACCGTCGCCGCCTCGGTGACGCTGCTCCCGGCCCTCCTCTCGTACATCGGCATGCGGGCCCTGTCCCGCCGCGAACGCCGCAGGCTCGCCGAGCACGGCCCGCAGCCCGAAGGGCCGAGCGGCTTCGCCGTCCGCTGGTCCGCCTTCGTGGAACGGCACCCCAAACTGCTCGGTCTGGTCGCCACCCTCGTCATGGCCGTACTGGCCCTGCCCGCCCTCTCCCTCCACCTTGGCACCTCCGACCAGGGCAACAACCCGGCCACCGCCACCACCCGCCAGGCCTACGACCTGCTCGCCGACGGCTTCGGCCCCGGCACCAACGGCCCGCTCGCGCTGGTCGCCCGGCTGGACGACGCGGGCGACCGGGTCGCCCTGGACCGGCTCGGTGCGGCCCTGCGGGACACCGAGGGGGTCGCCTCCGTCGGGCCCGCCGTCGTCAACAGCAGCGGGGACACCGCCGTCCTGACCGTGGTACCGGACTCCGCCCCGCAGTCCCGGGACACCAGCGAGCTGGTCGACCGGCTCCGCCAGGACGTCGTCCCGCGCGCCGAAGCGGGCACCACCATGGAGGTGTACGTCGGCGGGGTGACCGCCGGCTATGACGACTTCGCCGAGGTGATCATCGGCAAACTGCCGCTCTTCGTCGGTGTGGTGATCGCCCTGGGCTGCGTCCTGCTGCTGCTCGCCTTCCGGTCCCTCGGGATCCCGGTCAAAGCGGCCCTGATGAACATCGCCGCCGTCGCCTCCTCCTTCGGGGTGGTCGTGGCGGTCTTCCAGTGGGGCTGGGGCAGCGAGCCGATGGGTCTGGGCAGCGCCGGACCGATCGAGCCCTTCCTGCCCGTGATCATGGTTTCGGTGCTCTTCGGACTGTCCATGGACTACCAGGTCTTCCTGGTCAGCCGGATGTACGAGGAATGGCTGGAGACCGGTGACAACCGGCGTGCCGTCCGGGTCGGCCTGGCCGAGACCAGCCGGGTGATCAACTCGGCGGCGGTCATCATGATCTCCGTCTTCCTCGCCTTCGTCCTCAGCGGGGACCGGCTGATCGCCATGTTCGGCATCGCCCTCGCCGTGGCCGTCGCCCTGGACGCCTTTGTCCTGCGCACCCTCCTCGTCCCCGCCCTGATGCACCTGCTGGGCGGCGCGAACTGGTGGCTGCCCGGCTGGCTCGACCGCCGGCTGCCCAAGATCAGTATTGAGCCGCCCGAGGACCCGGCGCATGCGAAACTGCCTGCGCAGCGGCCCACCGGGGACCCCGTGGAAGCCGCCTCCAACTGA
- a CDS encoding signal peptidase I, translating into MSDDNVYVGRAAADAALDHGWLLGHFKDPGGPRHSADVEIKWGVHAKGEERAQWVRGEQRTALQVLISGRFRLEFPGRTVVLAEQGDYVVWGRGVDHSWCAEEDTVVLTVRWPSVPGYKVPQTPAAL; encoded by the coding sequence ATGAGCGACGACAACGTGTACGTCGGGCGGGCGGCTGCCGATGCCGCCCTCGACCACGGCTGGCTCCTCGGCCACTTCAAGGACCCCGGCGGCCCCCGCCACAGCGCGGACGTAGAGATCAAGTGGGGCGTACACGCCAAGGGCGAGGAACGCGCCCAGTGGGTACGGGGCGAGCAGCGCACCGCCCTCCAGGTCCTCATCAGCGGGCGCTTCCGGCTGGAGTTCCCCGGGCGCACGGTCGTCCTCGCCGAACAGGGCGACTATGTGGTCTGGGGCCGCGGAGTCGATCATTCCTGGTGCGCGGAGGAGGACACGGTCGTCCTGACGGTCCGTTGGCCCTCCGTCCCCGGGTACAAGGTCCCGCAGACCCCCGCAGCCCTGTGA
- a CDS encoding GNAT family N-acetyltransferase, giving the protein MADGTADGMADDMTDGAAVRARYDAEMRLGARPEGPGAVVERAGRVVRHSTPGLGWNAVLWSDLTSQTADAAIAEQVAYFAGRGADEFEWKLYGHDGPADLGARLVRAGLVPGPPETLMVARVADLAARSVADGPALPEGVTLVPVTDAAGVGMMMAAHEAAFGESQPRLHHQILTRLTEEPDTLAAVVAMAAGRPVSAARIEMPAGASFAGLWGGGTAPEWRGRGIYRALVAHRARIAAARGIRWLQVDASDQSRPILERLGFEVLGVTTPYVWTAAE; this is encoded by the coding sequence ATGGCAGATGGCACGGCGGACGGCATGGCGGACGACATGACGGATGGCGCGGCGGTGCGGGCCCGGTACGACGCCGAGATGCGGCTCGGGGCCCGGCCCGAGGGACCGGGTGCGGTGGTGGAGCGGGCCGGGCGAGTGGTCCGGCACAGTACGCCGGGCCTCGGCTGGAACGCGGTGCTCTGGTCGGACCTGACCTCCCAGACCGCGGACGCCGCGATCGCCGAGCAGGTGGCGTACTTCGCGGGGCGTGGCGCGGACGAGTTCGAGTGGAAGCTGTACGGCCACGACGGTCCGGCGGATCTGGGGGCGCGGCTGGTGCGCGCCGGGCTGGTGCCCGGGCCGCCGGAGACGCTGATGGTGGCGCGGGTGGCGGATCTGGCCGCACGGTCGGTGGCGGACGGCCCGGCGCTACCGGAAGGAGTGACCCTGGTACCGGTGACGGACGCGGCCGGGGTGGGGATGATGATGGCCGCGCACGAGGCGGCCTTCGGGGAGTCCCAGCCGCGCCTGCACCACCAGATCCTGACCCGGCTCACCGAGGAGCCGGACACCCTGGCCGCGGTGGTGGCGATGGCGGCCGGCCGGCCGGTGAGCGCGGCGCGGATCGAGATGCCGGCCGGGGCCTCGTTCGCCGGCCTGTGGGGCGGCGGCACCGCCCCCGAGTGGCGGGGCCGCGGTATCTACCGCGCCCTGGTCGCCCACCGCGCCCGCATCGCCGCCGCCCGCGGCATCCGCTGGCTCCAGGTCGACGCCTCCGACCAGAGCCGGCCGATCCTGGAGCGGCTGGGCTTCGAGGTGCTGGGCGTCACCACGCCGTACGTCTGGACTGCGGCGGAATAG
- a CDS encoding siderophore-interacting protein — protein MGKGWEGVVLKLLRAKDFTFTVTGAEQVTADYRRIGFTDGGLLAAAGPSLHPTMWVRLWFQDHGKPHQRAYTLVDPDPAAGTFSLEFALHDGAASNWARTAAPGDTIEATVQGTGFVPPAPAPERLLVIGDAASLPAVNSLLDAYPDTPATLWFETQHASDAELPVRLDPARHEIRRIARERAGAALVERVKAELPALAPDPASAYVWLACDTATTRTLTGWLRKDLGLPKSRVNSLGYWRDAPGGAAA, from the coding sequence GTGGGCAAGGGCTGGGAGGGCGTGGTCCTCAAACTCCTGCGGGCCAAGGACTTTACGTTCACTGTGACCGGGGCCGAGCAGGTCACCGCGGACTACCGGCGGATCGGCTTCACCGACGGCGGACTGCTGGCGGCGGCCGGGCCGTCCCTGCACCCGACGATGTGGGTGCGGCTGTGGTTCCAGGACCACGGCAAGCCGCACCAGCGCGCCTACACCCTGGTCGACCCCGACCCGGCGGCCGGCACCTTCTCGCTGGAGTTCGCCCTGCACGACGGGGCGGCCAGCAACTGGGCGCGTACCGCAGCTCCGGGGGACACCATCGAGGCCACGGTCCAGGGCACCGGGTTCGTCCCGCCCGCGCCCGCCCCCGAGCGGCTGCTGGTGATCGGCGACGCGGCCTCGCTGCCCGCCGTCAACTCCCTGCTGGACGCCTATCCGGACACGCCCGCGACCCTGTGGTTCGAGACCCAGCACGCGTCGGACGCGGAGCTTCCGGTCCGGCTGGACCCGGCCCGGCACGAGATCCGCCGGATTGCCCGGGAGCGTGCCGGGGCGGCCCTGGTGGAGCGGGTCAAGGCCGAACTTCCGGCGCTGGCGCCGGATCCGGCCTCCGCGTACGTCTGGCTGGCCTGCGACACCGCCACCACCCGCACCCTGACCGGCTGGCTCCGCAAGGACCTCGGCCTGCCCAAGTCCCGGGTGAACAGCCTGGGGTACTGGCGGGATGCACCCGGCGGGGCCGCGGCGTAG
- a CDS encoding penicillin acylase family protein, whose protein sequence is MSSASEATGADHEVYRDAHGIPHLRAAGPRELAYAQGRITALDRAWQLENARHRAQGSTAAFLGPGAVAWDRFARQARLADTARRCFDALDPETADWVRAYVSGVNAGLAQGAARDPRFADTGLSPAPWEPWVPLAVWVSTHILFAGFPTKLWRDRVARTLGDAAVPLFAADHPGSCGSNGWLVPGDRTAGGSAILAGDPHRTIEDPGIYQQIRLCCPEYDVLGLAVPGVPGIAHFGHTGTVAWAITNAMADYHDLYVEELREDGHGRLLARAAGDSWEPVARHTETITVKDAETFHHIEVEVLETAHGPVVVRQGVDGAEQDLSLRYPPRVREDLGFAALPELLRARTVADLDRALDGWAEPVNVVLAADSEGGLLHRVAGAVPLRDPANRLRPVPAWDPQYAWQGWAATVTEPVQGFAVMANARGIASPYGVEFAPGHRAHRIRELLSGSAGWSAKDMAEIHRDTHLAAAGPLLAPLQALDGLGPAARAVRERLLGWDRSMAADSTDAALFAAYRSALARRIAADPLFAELAGPPTGPEVLHDWQLLLPKTGYALEGLLGSPLLPELDRTAHARAALEETAATFREAPWSEVHRLAPWQALPDAEASWPGLAGDHDCINATSSVPGVTDLIVRAPAARYVWDLARREDSLWVVPLGADGVPGDPHHRDQLALWARGELVPVVTDWRQLSLESPS, encoded by the coding sequence GTGAGCAGTGCGAGCGAAGCGACCGGTGCGGACCACGAGGTGTACCGGGACGCCCACGGCATCCCCCACCTGCGCGCCGCCGGACCACGCGAACTCGCCTATGCCCAGGGCCGGATCACCGCGCTCGACCGGGCCTGGCAGCTGGAGAACGCCCGCCACCGCGCGCAGGGTTCCACCGCCGCGTTCCTGGGCCCCGGGGCCGTCGCCTGGGACCGGTTCGCCCGCCAGGCGCGGCTCGCGGACACCGCCCGGCGCTGCTTCGACGCGCTGGATCCGGAGACCGCCGACTGGGTCCGGGCGTACGTGTCCGGGGTGAACGCCGGACTCGCCCAAGGGGCCGCCCGCGACCCCCGGTTCGCGGACACCGGCCTCTCCCCCGCCCCCTGGGAGCCCTGGGTTCCGCTCGCCGTCTGGGTCTCCACCCACATCCTGTTCGCCGGCTTCCCCACCAAGCTGTGGCGCGACCGGGTCGCCCGCACCCTCGGCGATGCGGCCGTCCCGCTGTTCGCCGCCGACCACCCGGGCAGCTGCGGCAGCAACGGCTGGCTGGTGCCCGGGGACCGTACGGCCGGCGGCTCGGCGATCCTCGCGGGCGACCCCCACCGGACCATCGAGGACCCGGGCATCTACCAGCAGATACGTCTCTGCTGCCCGGAGTACGACGTGCTCGGCCTCGCCGTCCCCGGGGTCCCCGGCATCGCCCATTTCGGCCACACCGGCACCGTGGCCTGGGCCATCACCAACGCCATGGCCGACTACCACGACCTGTACGTCGAGGAGTTGCGCGAGGACGGCCACGGCCGGCTGCTGGCCCGCGCCGCCGGCGACAGCTGGGAGCCGGTCGCACGCCACACCGAGACCATCACCGTCAAGGACGCAGAAACCTTCCACCACATCGAAGTGGAGGTGCTGGAGACCGCGCACGGCCCGGTCGTCGTCCGGCAGGGCGTCGACGGGGCGGAGCAGGACCTGAGCCTGCGCTACCCGCCCCGGGTCCGCGAGGACCTCGGCTTCGCCGCACTGCCCGAGCTGCTGCGGGCCCGTACGGTCGCCGACCTCGACCGCGCGCTCGACGGCTGGGCCGAGCCCGTCAACGTGGTCCTCGCCGCCGACTCCGAGGGCGGCCTGCTGCACCGGGTCGCGGGCGCCGTACCGCTGCGCGACCCCGCCAACCGGCTGCGGCCGGTGCCCGCCTGGGACCCGCAGTACGCCTGGCAGGGCTGGGCCGCCACCGTCACCGAGCCGGTGCAGGGCTTCGCCGTGATGGCGAACGCGCGCGGCATCGCCTCCCCGTACGGCGTGGAGTTCGCCCCCGGCCACCGCGCGCACCGCATCCGCGAACTGCTCAGCGGCTCGGCGGGCTGGTCGGCCAAGGACATGGCGGAGATCCACCGGGACACCCACCTGGCCGCCGCCGGCCCCCTGCTCGCCCCGCTACAGGCCCTCGACGGCCTCGGGCCCGCGGCCCGCGCGGTACGCGAGCGGCTGCTGGGCTGGGACCGCTCGATGGCGGCGGACAGTACGGACGCGGCCCTCTTCGCGGCCTACCGCTCCGCCCTCGCCCGCCGGATCGCCGCCGACCCGCTGTTCGCGGAGCTGGCCGGCCCGCCGACCGGCCCCGAGGTGCTGCACGACTGGCAGCTGCTCCTGCCAAAGACGGGCTACGCCCTGGAGGGCCTGCTCGGCAGCCCGCTGCTGCCGGAGCTCGACCGCACGGCCCATGCACGCGCGGCCCTGGAGGAGACGGCGGCCACCTTCCGCGAGGCGCCGTGGTCGGAGGTCCACCGGCTCGCCCCCTGGCAGGCCCTGCCGGACGCGGAGGCCTCGTGGCCGGGCCTGGCGGGCGACCACGACTGCATCAACGCGACCTCCTCGGTCCCGGGCGTCACCGATCTGATCGTCCGCGCCCCGGCGGCCCGGTACGTCTGGGACCTGGCCCGGCGCGAGGACAGCCTGTGGGTGGTCCCCCTGGGCGCGGACGGCGTCCCGGGCGACCCGCACCATCGGGACCAACTGGCTTTGTGGGCACGGGGCGAGCTGGTGCCGGTGGTCACGGACTGGCGCCAGCTCAGCCTGGAGTCCCCGTCGTGA
- a CDS encoding helix-turn-helix domain-containing protein — MTDTNQTKRHASWTVIGVLAAHFRGQTPFTQESLAEHLHVDRETVASMEQGRRLLQPKMATALDELFETRGALSKALAKVPKRERYPAFAIDFIDHERTAESLQWYENQVVPGLLQTPEYAAAVFGCHYPPLTKEETEQKTAQRMTRQAVFARKPWPPMMHFVLEQVILERPIGGREVLHGQLRHLREMAELPFLGLQIIPTDRTTHAALAGPMVLLETKDHEQLAYLEGQDVGFLQDDPAEVHRLHLKYGMLRSQALSMEDSVGLLDDLLGES; from the coding sequence ATGACAGACACCAACCAGACCAAGCGCCACGCCTCTTGGACGGTCATCGGCGTCCTGGCCGCGCACTTCCGCGGACAGACGCCGTTCACCCAGGAGAGCCTGGCGGAGCACCTGCACGTGGACCGCGAAACGGTCGCCTCGATGGAACAGGGCCGCCGTCTCCTCCAGCCGAAGATGGCGACGGCCCTGGACGAACTGTTCGAGACGCGCGGGGCGTTGAGCAAAGCGCTGGCGAAGGTTCCGAAGCGGGAGCGCTATCCGGCGTTCGCGATCGATTTCATCGACCACGAGCGGACTGCGGAGAGCCTCCAGTGGTACGAGAACCAGGTGGTCCCGGGCCTGCTCCAGACCCCGGAGTACGCGGCGGCCGTCTTCGGCTGCCACTATCCGCCGCTCACCAAGGAGGAGACCGAGCAGAAGACCGCCCAGCGGATGACCCGCCAGGCAGTGTTCGCCCGCAAGCCCTGGCCGCCGATGATGCACTTCGTGCTGGAGCAGGTGATCCTGGAACGCCCGATCGGCGGCCGGGAGGTACTGCACGGCCAACTGCGACACCTGCGCGAGATGGCCGAACTCCCCTTCCTCGGCCTCCAGATCATCCCCACCGACCGGACCACCCACGCGGCCCTGGCAGGGCCGATGGTGCTGCTGGAGACCAAGGACCACGAGCAGCTCGCCTACCTCGAAGGCCAGGACGTGGGCTTCCTCCAGGACGATCCCGCCGAGGTCCATCGACTGCACCTCAAATATGGGATGCTGCGATCCCAGGCCCTGTCCATGGAGGACAGCGTGGGCCTGCTGGACGATCTGCTAGGAGAGTCATGA
- a CDS encoding DUF397 domain-containing protein codes for MTHDLTWFKSSYSSDTGGACIEVAYHWRKSSYSGSQGGDCVEIATHPAAVHVRDSKLTDGPTLTVSPTTWTAFLALTR; via the coding sequence ATGACGCACGATCTGACCTGGTTCAAGTCGAGCTACAGCAGCGACACGGGCGGCGCCTGCATCGAAGTCGCCTACCACTGGCGCAAGTCGAGCTACAGCGGCAGCCAGGGGGGCGACTGCGTCGAGATCGCCACCCACCCCGCCGCCGTCCACGTCCGGGACTCCAAGCTCACCGACGGCCCGACCCTCACCGTCTCCCCCACCACCTGGACCGCCTTCCTCGCCCTGACCCGGTAG
- a CDS encoding DUF397 domain-containing protein has protein sequence MTHDLTWFKSSYSSDSGGNCIEVAYHWRKSSYSGDSGGDCIEVAAHPSAIHVRDSKLTDGPTLTVSPTTWTAFLADTAR, from the coding sequence ATGACGCACGATCTGACCTGGTTCAAGTCGAGCTACAGCAGCGACTCGGGTGGCAACTGCATCGAAGTCGCCTACCACTGGCGCAAGTCGAGCTACAGCGGTGACTCCGGTGGCGACTGCATCGAGGTCGCCGCCCACCCCTCCGCGATCCACGTCCGGGACTCCAAGCTCACCGACGGCCCGACCCTCACCGTCTCCCCCACCACCTGGACCGCCTTCCTCGCCGACACCGCCCGCTGA
- a CDS encoding DUF6247 family protein produces MTAQHSEMPGQGAPQLRTLGDVRAALRAGYGLPGDKEDFERDLDRALERASETDFQAVAAVIIDYRGRIRLHSDPEYDLALQEAEQELLRLRNESGDH; encoded by the coding sequence ATGACAGCGCAGCACAGCGAAATGCCGGGGCAGGGAGCCCCTCAGCTGCGGACACTGGGGGACGTCCGGGCCGCCCTCCGAGCGGGCTACGGCCTCCCCGGTGACAAGGAAGACTTCGAGCGGGACCTCGATCGCGCCCTTGAAAGAGCCTCAGAGACCGACTTCCAAGCGGTCGCCGCGGTGATCATCGACTACCGCGGGCGCATCCGGCTGCACAGCGACCCGGAATACGACCTGGCCTTGCAGGAGGCGGAGCAGGAACTGCTCCGCCTGAGGAACGAATCAGGGGACCATTGA
- the gatB gene encoding Asp-tRNA(Asn)/Glu-tRNA(Gln) amidotransferase subunit GatB gives MTVTELLSYDAALAAYDPVMGLEVHVELGTRTKMFCGCSTELGAEPNAQTCPVCLGLPGSLPVVNAIGVESAIKIGLALNCEIAEWCRFARKNYFYPDMPKNFQTSQYDEPIAFNGYLDVQLEDGEIFRVEIERAHMEEDTGKSTHVGGATGRIHGASHSLLDYNRAGIPLIEIVTKPIEGAGERAPEVAKAYVAELREVIKALGVSEARMDKGQMRCDVNLSLRPNGTKAFGTRSETKNVNSLRSVERAARFEIQRHAAVLQSGGTIVQETRHFHEDDGTTTSGRIKDNAEDYRYFPEPDLVPVAPAREWVEELRAGLPEMPRVRRNRLREEWGIGEFDMQSILNAGAVESIEATIAAGADSVAARKWWMGELARNANEQGVGVDELPITPVDVARVAALVADGSLNDKLARQVLEGVLAGEGTPDEVVEKRGLKVVSDEGALGAAVDEAIAGNAAIADKIRGGKIAAVGALVGAVMKTTRGQADAARVKELILERLGVSEG, from the coding sequence GTGACCGTCACCGAACTCCTGTCGTACGACGCGGCCCTCGCCGCGTACGACCCCGTCATGGGCCTCGAGGTCCACGTCGAGCTCGGCACCCGCACCAAGATGTTCTGCGGCTGCTCCACCGAGCTCGGCGCCGAGCCCAACGCGCAGACCTGCCCGGTCTGCCTCGGCCTGCCCGGCTCCCTGCCGGTGGTCAACGCCATCGGCGTCGAATCCGCGATCAAGATCGGCCTCGCGCTGAACTGCGAGATCGCCGAGTGGTGCCGCTTCGCCCGGAAGAACTACTTCTATCCGGACATGCCGAAGAACTTCCAGACCTCCCAGTACGACGAGCCGATCGCCTTCAACGGCTACCTGGACGTCCAGCTGGAGGACGGGGAGATCTTCCGCGTGGAGATCGAGCGCGCCCACATGGAGGAGGACACCGGCAAGTCGACCCACGTCGGCGGTGCCACCGGCCGTATCCACGGCGCGTCCCACTCCCTGCTCGACTACAACCGGGCCGGCATCCCCCTCATCGAGATCGTCACCAAGCCGATCGAGGGCGCCGGCGAGCGCGCCCCCGAGGTCGCCAAGGCGTACGTGGCCGAGCTCCGCGAGGTCATCAAGGCGCTCGGCGTCTCCGAGGCCCGGATGGACAAGGGCCAGATGCGCTGCGACGTGAACCTGTCGCTGCGCCCGAACGGCACCAAGGCCTTCGGCACCCGCTCGGAGACCAAGAACGTCAACTCCCTGCGCTCGGTCGAGCGCGCGGCGCGCTTCGAGATCCAGCGCCACGCGGCCGTCCTGCAGTCCGGCGGCACCATCGTGCAGGAGACCCGTCACTTCCACGAGGACGACGGCACCACCACCTCCGGCCGCATCAAGGACAACGCCGAGGACTACCGGTACTTCCCGGAGCCCGACCTGGTCCCGGTGGCCCCGGCCCGCGAGTGGGTCGAGGAGCTGCGCGCCGGCCTGCCCGAGATGCCGCGGGTGCGCCGCAACCGGCTCCGCGAGGAGTGGGGGATCGGCGAGTTCGACATGCAGTCGATCCTCAATGCCGGTGCCGTGGAGTCCATCGAGGCCACCATCGCGGCCGGCGCCGACTCGGTCGCCGCCCGCAAGTGGTGGATGGGCGAGCTGGCCCGCAACGCCAACGAGCAGGGCGTGGGCGTGGACGAGCTCCCGATCACTCCGGTGGACGTCGCCCGGGTCGCCGCGCTGGTCGCGGACGGCTCGCTCAACGACAAGCTGGCCCGCCAGGTCCTGGAGGGCGTCCTCGCGGGCGAGGGCACCCCGGACGAGGTCGTCGAGAAGCGCGGCCTGAAGGTCGTCTCGGACGAGGGCGCGCTGGGCGCGGCCGTGGACGAGGCCATCGCCGGCAACGCGGCCATCGCGGACAAGATCCGCGGCGGCAAGATCGCGGCGGTCGGCGCGCTGGTCGGCGCGGTCATGAAGACCACCCGCGGCCAGGCGGACGCGGCCCGCGTGAAGGAGCTCATCCTGGAGCGCCTGGGCGTCTCCGAGGGCTAG